One genomic segment of Pseudomonadota bacterium includes these proteins:
- a CDS encoding amidohydrolase, whose protein sequence is MKYAYVLLAAIALVACNSKPPHPAADIVILHGDIRTMNPAAPIATALAMSAGRIAFVGDDAGAKQWIGAGTKVIDAAGATVLPGLIDSHIHAAEGALARGGCSLEDEQLTIDKAIDKVRGCFAADKDSRWLVVTDVNGAGFKATRQQLDTIVRDRPLFLWGADGHTAWVNSRALELAKITRKTPNPDDGRIERDAKGDATGFLVDGAVGLVTSAMDQPTPEKRLEKLRWVLPQLHAAGITAYLEANTDTETVAAYASLAKLKQLDARVTIALESSGDNTPAEFARLASLRAQLGDDPLVRADFIKLFADGVLEFPTQTAAVLEPYNKADGSPGTSKGKLYLAPDAMAAFIKQADANGFNVHIHAIGDAAVRESLDAFGVARAAGSKRLYSIAHLQLIDPADLPRFAALDVLASLQLLWAQPDNYSIDALTPWLGPERMARQYPARSLADNHAVIAGGSDWDVSSFNPFEAMGNAISRMNPGKPERGALNAKEALTLDEMLAAYTINAARLIGRDSEIGSLETGKAADVVVLDRAFTKETAADTVRATKVAHIFFAGREIPQVAKAD, encoded by the coding sequence ATGAAATACGCCTACGTGCTGCTCGCCGCCATCGCCTTGGTGGCCTGCAATTCGAAGCCACCCCACCCGGCCGCCGACATCGTGATCCTGCACGGCGATATACGCACGATGAACCCCGCCGCACCAATCGCCACGGCGCTTGCCATGTCCGCGGGCCGCATCGCCTTCGTCGGTGACGACGCCGGTGCGAAGCAGTGGATAGGCGCCGGCACCAAGGTGATAGACGCCGCGGGCGCGACGGTGCTGCCCGGCCTCATCGACAGCCACATCCACGCCGCCGAAGGCGCGCTGGCGCGCGGCGGCTGCAGTCTGGAAGACGAGCAGCTCACCATCGACAAGGCCATCGACAAGGTCCGCGGCTGCTTCGCGGCGGACAAGGACTCCAGGTGGCTGGTCGTCACCGACGTGAACGGGGCGGGATTCAAGGCGACCCGGCAGCAGCTCGACACCATCGTGCGCGACCGGCCGCTGTTCCTGTGGGGCGCCGACGGCCACACGGCCTGGGTGAACTCGCGCGCGCTGGAGCTCGCGAAGATCACGCGCAAGACACCGAACCCGGACGACGGCCGCATCGAGCGCGACGCGAAGGGCGACGCCACGGGTTTCCTGGTCGACGGAGCCGTCGGCCTCGTGACCTCTGCGATGGACCAGCCCACGCCCGAGAAACGGCTGGAGAAGCTGCGCTGGGTCCTGCCGCAGCTGCACGCGGCCGGCATCACCGCCTACCTCGAGGCGAATACCGACACTGAGACCGTCGCCGCCTACGCGAGCCTGGCGAAACTCAAACAACTCGACGCGCGCGTCACGATTGCGCTCGAGAGCAGCGGCGACAACACCCCGGCCGAATTCGCGCGGCTCGCGAGCCTGCGCGCCCAGCTGGGCGACGATCCCCTGGTGCGCGCCGACTTCATCAAACTATTCGCCGACGGCGTGCTGGAATTCCCGACGCAGACCGCCGCCGTGCTCGAGCCCTACAACAAGGCCGACGGAAGCCCGGGCACCAGCAAGGGCAAGCTGTATCTCGCGCCCGACGCGATGGCCGCGTTCATCAAGCAGGCCGATGCCAACGGCTTCAATGTGCATATCCATGCGATCGGCGACGCCGCCGTACGCGAGTCGCTCGATGCCTTCGGCGTCGCGCGTGCCGCGGGATCGAAGCGGCTCTACAGCATCGCGCACCTGCAATTGATCGACCCCGCCGATCTGCCGCGTTTCGCGGCGCTCGATGTGCTGGCGTCCCTGCAGCTGCTGTGGGCACAGCCCGACAACTACAGCATCGATGCGTTGACGCCATGGCTGGGCCCGGAGCGCATGGCCCGCCAGTATCCGGCGCGTTCGCTGGCCGACAACCACGCGGTGATCGCCGGCGGCAGCGACTGGGACGTGTCGTCTTTCAATCCTTTCGAAGCCATGGGCAACGCGATATCGCGCATGAATCCCGGCAAACCAGAGCGCGGCGCGCTCAACGCCAAGGAAGCGCTCACGCTCGATGAGATGCTGGCGGCGTACACGATCAACGCGGCCCGCCTCATCGGGCGGGATTCGGAGATCGGCTCGCTCGAGACCGGCAAGGCCGCCGACGTCGTCGTGCTCGACCGCGCGTTCACCAAGGAAACTGCGGCCGACACGGTCCGCGCCACAAAGGTGGCGCATATCTTCTTCGCGGGCCGGGAAATCCCGCAGGTCGCGAAGGCCGATTGA
- a CDS encoding SRPBCC domain-containing protein, whose translation MKVERKSDHAVSEASCKEATGKTLAEWFKALDKNGGVAPGRRALSVWMRDDQKVADAWWVTTIVNEYEIARGDLARDGKPKGFAICPTKSIKASPAKCFAAFATAKALDQWFGPKHDLKLVDGGHWRNADGNRATIKKVTAGKNIRLIAEDEGLTLPTPVEIKFDGTGPKCTVMVSIDRLQTRAEADGYRRAWSEALERLKAIVEAG comes from the coding sequence ATGAAGGTCGAACGCAAATCCGACCACGCGGTGAGCGAGGCTTCGTGCAAAGAAGCCACCGGCAAGACGCTCGCCGAGTGGTTCAAGGCGCTCGACAAGAACGGCGGTGTCGCGCCCGGCCGCCGTGCCTTGAGCGTCTGGATGCGCGACGACCAGAAGGTCGCCGACGCCTGGTGGGTGACGACCATCGTCAATGAATACGAGATCGCGCGTGGCGATCTCGCCAGGGACGGCAAGCCGAAAGGCTTCGCCATCTGCCCGACCAAGAGCATCAAGGCGAGCCCGGCGAAATGTTTCGCGGCCTTCGCGACCGCCAAGGCCCTCGACCAGTGGTTCGGTCCGAAGCACGACCTGAAACTCGTCGACGGCGGCCACTGGCGCAACGCGGACGGCAACCGCGCCACCATCAAGAAGGTCACGGCGGGCAAGAACATTCGCCTCATCGCGGAGGACGAAGGGCTCACGCTTCCCACCCCCGTCGAAATCAAATTCGACGGCACCGGCCCGAAATGCACGGTGATGGTGAGCATCGATCGTCTGCAAACCCGCGCCGAGGCCGATGGTTATCGCCGCGCCTGGAGCGAGGCTCTCGAGCGGCTCAAGGCGATCGTTGAAGCTGGCTGA
- a CDS encoding DUF1761 domain-containing protein, producing MPEINYLAVVAAAVACFLLGGLWYSPVLFGKAWQREAGLSDEQVRSGSAAVRLGATLVLALLAAWNFANFLGPRPNVIFGTAVGFSAGLLWVAGSFGINYLFERRSFKLFLINGGYHTLQFTIIGLVLALLPCKDCAQLPCP from the coding sequence ATGCCTGAAATCAACTATCTCGCCGTCGTCGCCGCGGCCGTCGCGTGTTTCCTGCTCGGCGGTCTGTGGTATTCCCCGGTCCTGTTCGGCAAGGCCTGGCAACGCGAAGCGGGGCTCAGCGACGAACAGGTCAGAAGCGGCAGCGCCGCCGTGCGGCTGGGTGCCACGCTCGTGCTCGCACTCCTGGCCGCGTGGAATTTCGCGAATTTCCTCGGGCCGCGGCCGAACGTGATCTTCGGCACGGCCGTGGGCTTCTCCGCGGGCCTGCTGTGGGTCGCCGGCAGCTTCGGCATCAACTATCTATTCGAGCGCCGCAGCTTCAAGCTGTTCCTGATCAACGGCGGTTATCACACGCTGCAGTTCACCATCATCGGCCTGGTGCTCGCGTTGCTGCCTTGCAAGGATTGCGCGCAACTTCCCTGCCCATGA
- a CDS encoding AraC family transcriptional regulator, protein MDLDQRLNPRLQTFTHQSSIGHWSVSVWQTDPRLAEIVASMWFGEGKTAYQRDRILPSGQSQLLINLGPPQYRIEPGPPENRVPFVDVWYSGLHQGPIDTEAPHGNALLGVAFTARGTFPWLGERMDGLSDRIIALADALGDGALRLRERLLNTPSLEARFRCVERWLLARLKPRTIVHPAVRWAVDRIAASGGRISIEDLATQTGFTRKHLGNLFQQQVGLTPKALARVHRFRGALVLLNTADGHVPWAALAEQCGYYDQSHLINEFRRFTGFSPAELARRDRPDSQSVVIR, encoded by the coding sequence GTGGATCTGGACCAACGACTGAACCCGCGGCTGCAGACATTCACGCACCAGTCGTCCATCGGGCACTGGAGCGTGAGTGTCTGGCAGACCGACCCACGCCTCGCGGAAATCGTCGCGAGCATGTGGTTCGGCGAAGGCAAGACCGCCTATCAACGTGACCGCATCCTGCCCTCGGGGCAGAGCCAGCTGCTGATCAATCTCGGTCCACCGCAGTATCGCATCGAGCCCGGGCCGCCCGAGAATCGCGTGCCATTCGTGGACGTGTGGTACTCGGGCCTGCACCAGGGGCCGATCGACACCGAGGCACCGCACGGCAATGCCTTGTTAGGTGTGGCGTTCACCGCGCGCGGCACCTTTCCGTGGCTCGGCGAACGCATGGATGGCCTGTCGGATCGCATCATCGCGTTGGCCGATGCGCTCGGCGACGGCGCGTTGCGCCTGCGCGAGCGGCTGCTGAACACGCCGTCGCTCGAAGCGCGCTTCCGCTGTGTCGAGCGCTGGCTGCTCGCCCGGCTCAAGCCGCGCACCATCGTCCATCCAGCCGTGCGCTGGGCGGTTGATCGCATCGCGGCCAGCGGCGGTCGCATCTCCATCGAGGATCTCGCGACGCAGACCGGCTTCACGCGCAAACACCTCGGCAATCTATTTCAGCAGCAGGTGGGTTTGACGCCGAAGGCATTGGCGCGCGTGCATAGATTTCGCGGCGCGCTGGTTTTGCTCAATACGGCCGACGGACATGTGCCCTGGGCCGCGCTGGCCGAGCAATGCGGCTACTACGACCAGTCGCATCTCATCAACGAATTCCGCCGTTTCACCGGCTTCTCGCCCGCCGAGCTGGCACGCCGCGACCGCCCCGACTCCCAAAGCGTCGTCATCCGGTAA
- a CDS encoding family 16 glycoside hydrolase, whose product MRNRFLALCAFALINSASAQTPVANPDADKQDWIVMFNGKDLAGWTPKIAKHEVGDNFANTFRVENGLLEVRYDKKKYPTFDNQFGHLFYKDPFSYYRLVVEYRFVGEQVPGGPAWALRNSGAMLHSPDPRTMPRDQTFPISVEGQLLGGNSDGKPRSTANMCSPGTEIVFEGALYKDHCLNSTSPTFDGDQWVRAEFEVHGSGTITHFVNGKEVLRYELPQYGGGAVDGYNSTTKPDGTLIDSGYISLQSESHPIDFRKVEILNLAGCMDKAAANYKSYYIKPVPEDCKFADGVKPLMRRAGEYALTADSLPQEGIPKGRLEGPFEFRSKIIAGTVRRYWIWVPAQYNPKKPANVLVFQDGQRATNPNGSLRVPQVMENLIGKGQMPVTIGIFITPGNLSETYPTDLDMKNPDHRKEEYDALDDTYARFLIDEMLPEVGKKYNLTNDPEKRVIGGTSSGAICAFTVAWQRPDVFRRVISMIGSYTSIGYIPAADGKPMVPGGDLYPTLIRKNPIKPIRIYLQDGEHDLSNEHGSWFLANQQMLSAFEYANAKADKDKALGARYEVRHQWGDGAHSDAHGGVLLPEILRWIWTND is encoded by the coding sequence ATGCGTAACAGATTTCTCGCGCTCTGCGCGTTCGCCCTGATCAACTCCGCATCCGCCCAGACACCGGTGGCCAATCCGGATGCGGACAAACAGGACTGGATCGTGATGTTCAACGGCAAGGACCTCGCCGGCTGGACGCCGAAGATCGCCAAACACGAAGTCGGCGACAATTTCGCCAACACGTTCCGCGTCGAGAATGGTTTGCTCGAAGTGCGTTACGACAAGAAGAAATATCCGACCTTCGACAACCAGTTCGGACACCTCTTCTACAAGGATCCGTTCTCTTACTACCGCCTGGTGGTCGAATATCGCTTCGTCGGCGAACAGGTTCCCGGCGGCCCGGCCTGGGCGCTGCGCAACAGCGGTGCCATGCTGCATTCTCCGGATCCGCGCACCATGCCGCGCGATCAGACCTTCCCGATCTCGGTCGAAGGGCAATTGCTGGGTGGCAACAGCGACGGCAAGCCCCGCTCGACGGCCAACATGTGCAGCCCGGGCACCGAGATCGTCTTCGAGGGCGCGCTCTACAAGGATCATTGCCTCAACTCCACCTCGCCCACGTTCGATGGCGATCAATGGGTGCGCGCGGAATTCGAAGTGCATGGCTCCGGAACCATCACGCATTTCGTGAACGGCAAGGAAGTGTTGCGCTACGAGCTGCCGCAGTACGGCGGCGGCGCCGTCGATGGGTACAACTCGACCACCAAGCCCGATGGCACGCTGATCGACAGCGGCTATATCTCGCTGCAGAGCGAGTCGCACCCGATCGACTTCCGCAAGGTGGAGATCCTCAACCTCGCCGGCTGCATGGACAAGGCGGCGGCTAACTACAAGAGCTACTACATCAAGCCTGTCCCCGAGGACTGCAAGTTCGCCGACGGCGTTAAGCCGCTCATGCGCCGCGCCGGTGAATACGCGCTGACGGCCGATTCGCTGCCGCAGGAAGGCATCCCGAAGGGCCGCCTCGAAGGTCCATTCGAATTCCGCAGCAAGATCATCGCGGGCACGGTACGGCGGTACTGGATCTGGGTGCCGGCGCAGTACAACCCGAAGAAACCCGCGAACGTGCTGGTGTTCCAGGATGGCCAGCGCGCGACGAATCCGAACGGTTCGCTGCGCGTGCCGCAGGTGATGGAGAACCTCATCGGGAAGGGCCAGATGCCGGTGACGATCGGAATCTTCATCACGCCGGGGAATCTCAGCGAGACCTATCCCACCGATCTCGACATGAAGAATCCGGATCATCGCAAGGAGGAATACGACGCGCTCGACGATACGTATGCGCGGTTCCTGATCGACGAGATGCTTCCCGAGGTCGGCAAGAAATACAACCTGACCAACGACCCGGAAAAACGCGTGATCGGCGGCACGTCGAGCGGCGCGATCTGCGCGTTCACGGTGGCCTGGCAGCGGCCGGATGTGTTCCGTCGCGTGATCAGCATGATCGGCAGTTACACGTCGATCGGCTACATTCCGGCCGCCGACGGCAAACCCATGGTGCCGGGCGGCGATCTGTATCCCACGTTGATCCGCAAGAATCCGATCAAGCCGATCCGCATCTATCTACAGGATGGCGAACACGACCTGTCGAACGAACACGGCAGCTGGTTCCTGGCGAACCAGCAGATGTTGTCGGCATTCGAGTACGCGAACGCCAAGGCGGACAAGGACAAGGCGCTCGGCGCGCGTTACGAGGTGCGCCACCAGTGGGGCGACGGCGCGCATTCGGATGCCCATGGCGGCGTGTTGCTGCCCGAGATCCTCAGGTGGATCTGGACCAACGACTGA
- a CDS encoding N-acetyltransferase family protein, translating to MKLVRCEPQRHSAAILAIFNEAIANSTALYDYQLRTDADMARWFAGKAAKLYPVIGAESDAGELLGFASYGQFRERPAYKYTVEHSVYVDTRFRGQGVGRALLEAIVEAAQAQDFHVLVGGIDASNAVSIRLHERLGFTHCGTVKQSGFKFGRWLDLAFYQRILATPARPEDG from the coding sequence ATGAAACTCGTCCGCTGCGAACCGCAGCGTCATTCCGCCGCCATCCTCGCGATCTTCAACGAAGCGATCGCGAATTCCACGGCGTTGTACGACTACCAGCTGCGCACCGACGCGGACATGGCCCGCTGGTTCGCCGGCAAGGCGGCGAAACTCTATCCGGTCATCGGCGCAGAGAGCGATGCAGGTGAGTTGCTGGGCTTCGCGAGTTATGGACAGTTTCGCGAGCGGCCGGCGTACAAGTACACGGTCGAGCATTCCGTGTACGTCGACACACGGTTTCGCGGCCAGGGCGTGGGGCGGGCTTTGCTCGAAGCCATCGTGGAGGCCGCGCAAGCGCAGGACTTCCACGTGCTGGTCGGCGGCATCGACGCCTCGAATGCCGTCAGCATCAGGCTGCACGAGCGGCTCGGTTTCACTCACTGCGGCACCGTCAAACAATCGGGTTTCAAGTTCGGGCGCTGGCTGGACCTCGCGTTCTATCAGCGCATACTCGCGACGCCAGCCCGGCCTGAGGATGGCTGA
- a CDS encoding endo-1,4-beta-xylanase, translating to MPNWSRREILGAGLSAGLGAVPLRAEDLVSESGADSLESLAHAKGLHFGAALGGRGLADPRYLELVRSQCGVIVPENALKMPSIQPAPGDFQFERAETLLAFAESNRMLTRGHCLLWHHPRWLPKWLDDYDFGAEPAKAAEALLTEHITRTCTFFGTRIVSWDVVNEAVDNVTGEMRETMLSKAMGSPDKVLQTAFRAARAALPGTELVYNDYMGWEPDSAAHRNGVLHLLERFRKTGVPVNTLGIQAHIGCGNQANNANRVFDARDEKAWRKFLEDVTGMGYSLAITEFDVHDATLPADFGARDKQVAALGRAFLDLTLSFKQVNVVMCWGLVDSHSWLQGRTPRKDGMPKRPTPYDNHYLSKPLRGAIAAAFRAAPLRKPATIAGIPA from the coding sequence ATGCCGAACTGGTCGCGCCGCGAAATTCTTGGGGCCGGTTTGTCGGCGGGACTCGGCGCCGTACCGTTGCGCGCCGAAGATCTCGTGTCCGAGTCCGGCGCGGACTCGCTCGAATCCCTGGCGCACGCCAAAGGCCTGCACTTCGGCGCCGCGCTCGGCGGGCGTGGCCTCGCGGATCCGCGATATCTGGAACTGGTGCGCTCGCAATGCGGCGTCATCGTTCCGGAGAACGCGTTGAAGATGCCGTCGATCCAGCCGGCGCCGGGCGACTTTCAATTCGAACGCGCCGAAACACTGCTGGCCTTCGCCGAGTCGAACAGGATGCTCACGCGTGGCCATTGCCTGCTGTGGCATCACCCGCGCTGGTTGCCGAAATGGCTTGACGATTACGACTTCGGCGCCGAGCCGGCCAAGGCCGCCGAGGCGCTGCTCACCGAACACATCACCAGGACCTGCACGTTTTTCGGCACACGCATCGTCTCGTGGGACGTCGTGAACGAAGCCGTCGACAACGTCACCGGCGAGATGCGCGAGACGATGTTGTCGAAGGCGATGGGTTCGCCTGACAAGGTTTTGCAGACGGCGTTTCGCGCCGCGCGCGCGGCGTTGCCCGGAACCGAGCTGGTCTACAACGATTACATGGGCTGGGAACCCGACAGCGCCGCGCATCGCAACGGCGTGTTGCACCTGCTCGAACGCTTCCGCAAGACCGGCGTGCCCGTCAATACGCTCGGAATCCAGGCACACATCGGCTGCGGGAACCAGGCCAACAATGCGAACCGCGTGTTCGACGCGCGCGATGAAAAGGCCTGGCGCAAGTTTCTCGAAGATGTGACGGGCATGGGTTATTCGCTCGCGATCACCGAGTTCGACGTCCACGATGCGACGCTGCCCGCGGATTTCGGCGCGCGCGACAAACAGGTCGCGGCGCTCGGCCGCGCATTTCTCGATCTCACCTTGTCGTTCAAACAGGTGAACGTGGTGATGTGCTGGGGTCTCGTCGACAGCCACTCGTGGCTGCAGGGCCGCACGCCGCGCAAGGATGGGATGCCCAAGCGCCCGACTCCCTACGACAACCACTATCTATCGAAGCCGCTGCGCGGCGCGATCGCCGCCGCGTTCCGCGCCGCACCGCTACGCAAGCCCGCGACGATCGCCGGCATTCCCGCATGA
- a CDS encoding isocitrate lyase/phosphoenolpyruvate mutase family protein, whose protein sequence is MGEQAQAERAQRFRAQHAKGTFVIANCWDGGSARILSSLGFPALATSSGAAAGTLGRLDHGISIEESLANAKLICSSTTLPVSADLEKGFGDAPDATAKAIRMAAGVGLVGGSIEDATGRKEAPIFDLSFATERVAAAAEAARTLPFPFTLTARAENYLHGRNDLEDTIKRLQAYEKAGADVLFAPALPDLDAVRTVCSSLGKPVNFMVGIRGKSFSVAELADAGVRRISLATSLYRAAMSGLIGAAKEIRESGTFGFLDSSVASGDLAKYLQS, encoded by the coding sequence ATGGGCGAACAAGCACAAGCAGAGCGCGCGCAACGATTTCGTGCCCAACACGCCAAAGGCACATTCGTCATCGCAAACTGCTGGGACGGCGGCTCCGCGAGAATCCTGAGCTCGCTGGGTTTCCCCGCCTTGGCCACCTCGAGTGGCGCCGCCGCCGGCACGCTCGGCCGGCTCGACCATGGCATCTCCATCGAAGAATCGCTGGCGAACGCGAAACTCATCTGCAGCTCGACCACGCTGCCGGTGTCCGCGGATCTCGAGAAGGGTTTTGGCGATGCGCCGGATGCCACCGCGAAAGCCATCCGCATGGCCGCCGGCGTGGGCCTGGTCGGCGGCTCGATCGAGGATGCCACCGGGCGGAAAGAGGCGCCGATCTTCGATCTGAGCTTCGCCACCGAACGGGTTGCTGCGGCCGCCGAGGCCGCGCGCACCTTGCCGTTTCCGTTCACGCTCACCGCGCGCGCCGAGAACTATCTACACGGCCGCAACGATCTCGAAGACACGATCAAACGCCTGCAGGCTTACGAGAAGGCCGGCGCGGATGTGTTGTTCGCACCGGCGCTGCCGGATCTCGACGCGGTCCGCACGGTCTGTTCGTCGCTCGGGAAACCCGTCAATTTCATGGTCGGTATCCGCGGCAAGTCTTTTTCCGTAGCGGAACTCGCCGACGCCGGGGTGCGCAGGATAAGCCTCGCAACCTCGCTGTATCGTGCCGCCATGAGCGGCTTGATCGGCGCCGCCAAGGAGATTCGCGAGTCGGGCACCTTCGGATTTCTCGACAGCAGCGTCGCGAGCGGCGATCTCGCCAAGTACCTGCAGAGCTGA
- a CDS encoding ABC transporter permease, with protein sequence MAANRFLASLRRLRAVATKEVRQLSRDRVTFGMIVGVPLMQITLFGYAINYDVRNLATVIQDDANTSMSREFIAQLRATQVVHVSYTTASSAELDRLMREGRASMAVVIPRDFERRLQSDTRPVVQILVDGSQPSLAGVAGGIATLPILSRHGEGPYSGGKRMAPRRIEIRTLYNPEKRTAVQIVPALIGVILSMTMVLFTSGAIVRERERGNLELLIATPLGRLELMVGKLLPYVGIGLIQTSLIMIVGSALFNVPVVGNLANLYAATLVFIAATLGLGLFVSTLAQTQFQAFQLAFITLLPSILLSGFMFPFEGMPVAAQWIAQVLPLTHFNVIIRGIMLRGADLPEVWPQLAKLAVFLTVMLGIAVARFKKRLD encoded by the coding sequence ATGGCGGCTAACAGGTTTCTCGCCTCGTTGCGCCGCCTGCGCGCCGTCGCCACCAAGGAGGTGCGGCAGTTGTCCCGCGACCGCGTGACCTTCGGCATGATCGTCGGCGTGCCGCTCATGCAGATCACGTTGTTCGGCTACGCGATCAACTACGACGTGCGCAATCTCGCCACTGTGATCCAGGACGATGCGAACACGTCGATGTCGCGCGAATTCATCGCGCAGCTGCGCGCCACGCAGGTCGTACACGTCAGCTACACCACCGCCTCATCTGCCGAGCTGGACCGGCTCATGCGCGAAGGACGCGCCAGCATGGCGGTCGTGATCCCGCGCGATTTCGAACGGCGCCTGCAATCGGATACGCGCCCCGTGGTGCAGATCCTGGTCGATGGATCGCAGCCCAGCCTCGCCGGCGTCGCGGGCGGCATCGCCACGCTGCCCATCCTCTCCCGGCACGGTGAAGGCCCCTATTCCGGTGGCAAACGCATGGCGCCGCGCCGCATCGAGATCCGCACGTTGTACAACCCCGAAAAACGCACCGCCGTGCAGATCGTGCCCGCGCTGATCGGCGTCATCCTGTCGATGACGATGGTGCTGTTCACTTCCGGAGCCATCGTGCGCGAGCGCGAACGCGGCAATCTCGAGCTGCTGATCGCCACGCCGCTCGGGCGCCTCGAGCTCATGGTGGGCAAACTACTGCCGTACGTGGGCATCGGGCTCATCCAAACCTCACTCATCATGATCGTGGGTTCCGCGCTGTTCAACGTCCCGGTGGTCGGCAATCTTGCCAATCTGTACGCCGCAACGCTGGTGTTCATCGCCGCCACGCTCGGGCTCGGCCTGTTCGTTTCCACGCTGGCGCAAACCCAGTTCCAGGCATTTCAGCTGGCCTTCATCACGCTGCTGCCCTCCATCCTGCTGTCGGGCTTCATGTTCCCGTTCGAGGGAATGCCGGTGGCCGCGCAATGGATTGCACAGGTACTGCCGCTGACGCATTTCAACGTGATCATCCGCGGCATCATGCTGCGCGGCGCCGATCTGCCCGAGGTGTGGCCGCAGCTCGCCAAGCTCGCGGTGTTTCTGACCGTCATGCTGGGCATCGCGGTGGCGCGCTTCAAGAAACGTCTGGATTGA